CAATTTTTCTGGGAGCTTAATCAGACTTTTGCATCCTGATAAATCAAATCTTTCTAAAGAAATCAACTGACAAATTTCAATTGGGAAATCCACTAGACTCTCGCAACCACTTAAATCAAGTGTTTTCAAGTTGATAAGGAGGTCCAATTTTTCTGGCAGCTTACTTAGACGCATGCATCCCTTTAAATTGAGTCTTTTCAGAGAAGCCAAATGACAGATTTCATTTGGAAGAACCACTAGCTTTTCACAGCCACTCATATCTAAGATGACTAACTTCTTGAGATAACCAATGGATTTATTGATCTCAACCAAATACTTACATCCTCCAAGGAACAAAATCTCCAAGTGTCGATTTGCTGAAAGGTCAGGAGATTTAGCTAGTTGATGACAAGACGTGAGACTTAGAACTTTTAGATTTACTGCCATCTGCAAAATAGAATAATAACTTGTCTAATTAGATTAAGATAgactaaaataaaattcaaattttattttacttttatttttatttttattttttattattttttattattttttattatttattattattttttttgcaaCTTTTGAAATAAACTAactaaagaaaagagagaatttcttcgAGACCTTGATGTAGTTCCAACCCATCCAGTTTTTTGTGATCTCACTAAATGATAGATCAAGAACAGCTAGTCTCCGTGGACAAAAATTGATTAGCGTATACTGGTCAGGGCATCCTTTCCAACTAAGCCATCTCAATTCTGAGAAGGAATGCGTGAAATTCCCTAAAAATTGTGCATAATCGACTTGGATTAGCCTTAGTTTTGTCATCGCGGAAAATCCTTCATTCATCAAATATTGGCTCTTCAATCTACTTCTAAAGTCAACAGCGAGTCCTTCAACATTACTTGTTCCCTACAAAATAGAGaatcttaattaaatatcaaaCGAAGATTGTAGTAATAACCAAAGAATAAGCCATCAAAGATCtagttcaaaattcaaaaaatacataaaataacGAGTGTGTATATTCAATACCTACCATCTGTGTAATTAGTACATCCATGACTTCTTCTTGAGACCATATTCGAGTTCGCTTCCCTGGTTCTTTTATGCTCTCTTGACGAACAATTTCTCTTCCAAGATCCTGAATTTGATCATGCATCCTTAACTCACCATCTTTACTAATTGTTACCAAGGACTTTGCACAAAGAGCATCAAGTCCTACTTGAGAAGAAAAGCCACACCCATCCCATATGTGACATGCAATATCTTTATTCAttccaataaaaaaacaagCAGTATCGAGAAACATTTGTTGTTCCTCATCATCTAATCCATCATAACTTATTTTCAACCTTTTCATCACATCATCATTGGGAACTTTTTGCAACTTCTTTAACATGCCTTTCCATactgattttttctttaaaaataaagatgaaCCTATAACTCGAAGAGCCAAGGGAAGTCCTCCAGTCATTTTTACCATTGCTTCTGAGAGATCTAAATAATCTTCTAGAGGTTGATCTCTTCTAAATGCATAATGGCTAAAAAGTTTAAGAGAGTCATCTAAATCCATTACATTGGGCTGATAAATCCCATCTACTTTTTGAGCATTTAAAACATCCTTATTTCTGCTTGTGATAATGATCTTGCTTCCAATACCAACCCATTCACAGTCCCCAACTAAAGACTTTGCTTGATTATCTTGATgcacatcatcaagaacaatAAGAACTTTTCTTTGACAAAATCTTTGCTGGATCACATTAATTCCATCATCCACACTAGTGACATTTCGATTTTCTTGTTTTAGGATATCAAAGATAAGTTGATTTTGCAAATAGGGAAGCCCATGCTTTTGAGAATTTTCATGAACATTTTCAATAAAGCTGCATCCTTCAAAGTGATGGAAGACTATATTGTAGACAGCCCTAGCAATCGTTGTCTTTCCAATGCCACCAAGGCCGTGGATCCCCACAATTTTTTTGTCGTCAGATTCAACATCTAATAGcatcaaaaattttcttatatgAGACTGGATTCCAACTAGGTTGTTGGAAACAATCAAGGGTCTCTTGTTCAATGTGCTCCAAACTGTTTTGACTATTTTTTTTACTAGCTCCGCTTCatacctaaaagaaaaaaaggaacaaatACTTTGGTGATGAAtaatatatataaggaaaatcTAATAATTCAACATAGAAAAAACCATAAAGGAGTATTGTGAACTGAATTAGATTGCGGCCTTACTAAAGTgtttgcatattattattattattattattattattttttattttttttattttgcattgATTCTCCACAAATCTTTTCAGAATTGAATAAATAGAGTATAGCAAGCATcgtgaagaaaaataataaaaaatatcccATATTTTCTTTGCTCTTAACCCAATTTTTTTCCTAGGTACTCTAAACctattttatccttcctaaAAATGAATACATATTAAAATGATCACAATGttgtataagaaaaaaataaagcaaaagaaggagaacataatattttttttttctaatagatTAAAGAATTTTTCAAAGTTACcatgatttaaaaaatcaaaattttatgcaattttattcaaaatatttataatcaatAAATCGACCTTGAACCtattttatcatatttgaatCCAGTACACTTGTAGTCCTAAGGGACATGCCTAATGAAACTTGGGTTTGAATCAAATTCCTTGGGTGAAAAGATAAAGGTGAATATGCGAAGGTGAGAGTACGAAGGTTATGGGATGAAGGTGCAGGTGAATGACTCCAACCAATTTCCGGTTAGCAATCCCTGCTTAACCCTTGGGTAGGTTTAGTGGGTCTTTTATTGAGCTACTTCTAATATGCATCCTAAATTCAATGTTGTGGTGGAGAATGGAGGCTCATCTGCCTTGGTTCTAGGTTTCTCTACAacaatttcccttccctttcctttgcTTCTCGTACTATGAAGAGATTGGGACTAATTTTATGGCAGAGTTCGCTACCTTCTTTCATGGCTTGCATCATGCGAAGATCTTGGGCATTGAAAATCTttggattgagtgtgactccAATGCAGTGGTCACTTGCattaggaataaaaaaattccatggtGTTTCGAGCAAACGAGGGTTATTTTACAAGTATTTTCTGAATGAGATAAATTGGGTaatttcacaaattttttttcttttgctagaaGGGAAATTTATTAAATATGGAAAAAGGAAACAGGATACATGGCTATGaaaaactaaaaggaaaaacatgaGCTCCTAAcccccccacctttggcattgccatcagcagggtaGAAAGGAGCCGCCTTAGCAAAAGCGGAAATTGGGTCTACCATTAGCGTCTCTGCTAAGGTAGTCAACAACATGAGTAGGAAAGACAATGTTTGATTCCAAGATCCCCAACTTTGCTGCATCTCTTGCTAAATAATCAGCGACAGAGTTTGCCTTTCTGAAATTGTGAGATATTTTCCAAGTGATATTGTCTAAGTATGGTGTCAGAAAAGACCATTTCTGAGCAGTGAACCGGGGAATCTTTTTTTGATGCACCAAAGTCACCAATGTGCTTGAGTCGGTCTCCATCCAGAGCTTATCAATGCCCATGTCTTTAGCACGTATGAGACCCTCGGTAAGGCCTTCCATCTCTGCTTCAAAAACACCTGAAATCCCCATATAAATTTTATAGGATCCCAATACTCTTCCCATATGATCTCTAAAGATACCGCTTGGCCTTGCATGCCCAGGGTTGCCCATAGAGCTACCATCAAAGTTCATCTTGACCCAAGTAGGTTGAGGCTTACACCAAAAAACCTCAAGAATCGGTCTGGATGGCACTGGCGAAATGCCTAAGCCCAGTCTTCTACAGCATAAGACGTCAGCTATAGATCTAATAGCCCCTTTAGTAGAAGGGTTGTTGTTTTTAACCTCATCAATAATCATCTCACAATTGAACCTGGGATGCCTTAACCTATCATCATGCCATGTCGAATTCCTTTCCCTCCATATATTGTCAGCCACAATAACCAACCCCATCTCCCAAGCTTCTCTGTAGCAGACATGATTTAGcattcttttccaccattggaaGAGCAAGGGAACAGAGAGAGGGCTTGACTATCCGACATTAAAGCAGCCACAGAAGAAACTCCATAACTCCACAGAGAAGGGATAGCAAAGAAAAATATGGTCGATAGATTCTTCGTCCCCATCGCATAGGTTGCACTTTGAGGCAAGAGCGATCCCTCTTTTCCTTACTACTTCATCTGACGGCAGCTTCCCATGAGCTAGACACCAACCCAAGATGGACATTCTATGTTGTAGCTTTTTACACCAAACAAGAGAGGCCCAAGGGACTTTAGGATTGCGGATCCTAATATCCTCCCAAGAAAACTTATAAGAGAAGGAGCCATCTGGTGAGCATTTGCAAACGCAAAGGTCCTCGCAATCGTACTGAGGAATTTTAATGTTTCTAACcacattaaaaatatataacaaaGTAGAAGACTGAACCTGAGGCAAAGTCCACTGATGATTGTCAATAAGGCTAGTGATCTTCCCTACAGAAGGCCAATTAGCAATCTCATCCGTATTCACAAGGTCATGGACAGAGGACTCACCAATCCATTTATCATACTAGAAGTTGATCTTCTTCCCATTTCCCACCACCCACTGCTCATTTGAATAAATGAAACTCCACATTTTCCTGATGCTAGGCCATATAGAAGAAGATTTATACCCGGGTCTGAAGGAGCTGTCCCCCTTTAAAAATCTTGCCCTCATGAACTTGAAAGTCAGTGAATCATCATGTTTGATTCTCCAAGCCATACTGCTAAGCAAGGGAATTATGCATTAAAGCTAGGGAGGAAAAATGAGTGAGGAAGTCGTTCCAGGTGCTCGGAAAGGCGAGGATGACGGAGATGGGGGTGCTAGATAAGCCATTGATCATGGGGCTTTGGAGGAGTTGAGACAGGCAGAGGTGACTGTGGAGGCTACTGGTCCTTTACCTGGAATGTCCTATGCAAGAGCGGTCGGGGGGCAAGCTTCATGGCCTGATATTGATACTCTCTCTAAAACAATTCAAGCGGGGAGTACAACCAGGGTGATCATTGCTCAGAATGATTATGAGAGTGTAAGACAAAACTTTCGTTTTGCACTCATCGGTCATGTAAACTTCCGGGTGAACTCATTGAATGATCTGAGTAAGGAGGCGGCTGAAAGATGGAATTTAAAGCTAAGGGTCTTGATGCACACCCTAAGGAAGGGCTACGTTatttttcagtttggttcagATGGAGATATGTCGTCAGTCTGGAGGAGAAGTCCGATTCGATTTGGAGGTCAATTCATTCGATTTCAGCAGTGGAAGCCGAACTTCAGTATCCACGAGAAGCAGCTTTAAACGAACCTTGTTTGGGTTTGCTTCTCAGAATTAAATCTAGAGTACCGGCATGAAAATATATTGCTGTCTATGGCAAAGGCGGTGAGCCGTTCGGTGGCATTGAATAGAAGGATGCGCCAAGGATTGATGGGGCACTATGCTAGGGTTCTGGTGGAGGTGAATGTC
This Macadamia integrifolia cultivar HAES 741 chromosome 10, SCU_Mint_v3, whole genome shotgun sequence DNA region includes the following protein-coding sequences:
- the LOC122091598 gene encoding uncharacterized protein LOC122091598, with protein sequence MSYARAVGGQASWPDIDTLSKTIQAGSTTRVIIAQNDYESVRQNFRFALIGHVNFRVNSLNDLSKEAAERWNLKLRVLMHTLRKGYVIFQFGSDGDMSSVWRRSPIRFGELNLEYRHENILLSMAKAVSRSVALNRRMRQGLMGHYARVLVEVNVTESASRVEEIQVVRKEPGMNKEFCFRQSIVYEDAMVKCGFCKKVGHQVMDCRLRKQE